CTCTGGACCTCGTCGACGGACGTCCGGATCTTGTAGGCTGTGTATCCGCCGCGGATCCGCGACGCGAAGTCTTTCGAGGTGAATACGTGTCGTCCAGCACGCGAGAGTGCCTGAGCGAAGATCTTACCGGTGGAGTCGATGCCGTCGCCAGCCTCGCCCCCGATCGCCCAGTTGAGGTCCTCAGCCATGTTATGCAGAACCTTGCTCCCAGTAAATGAAAAGGCTTCTGAAACCCCCATCGAACTACTGACTCGCCCCCGAGTATATCGTTACTCGCCCCGGTCGTCCGCCCCTCGCCGAGGTGAACGGAACCGCTTTTCACGCCGCCGCTGGACTGGTTCGACATGGTCGACATCGAGGGAACGCCAGTTGCCGTCGAATCGGTACGCGAGGTCGGACCGAACACCGTCGCGCTCGAACTCGAAACGCCCGACGGATTCGACGCGCTTCCGGGACAGTTCGTGCTGCTCCGGGCCGTGCCGGGCGAGGACGAGGCCGCCGACGAGGACGACGTCGTCGCGCGCCACTACACGCTTTCTTCCTCGTCGGTCGAGGAGACCTTCGAGATCACGGTCGGGATCGACCCCGACGGCGATCTCTCGCCGTGGCTCGCGGACCTCGAGAGCGGCGAGACCGTCCACGTCGAGGGCCCCTTCGGCGAGATCACCTACGAACGCGATCGGGACGTCGTCGCGGTCGCGGGCGGTCCGGGTATCGGCCCCGCGGTCTCGATCGCCGAAGCGGCGTACGAGGCGGGCCACGACGCGACCGTCGTCTACCAGGCCGACGAACCGGCCCACGTCAACCGACTCGAGAATCTCGAGGACGAGGGCGTGACGGTCGTCTTCGTCGACGAGGACGACGAGGACGAACTGGGCGACGCGATCGGGGCGCACCTCGAGGACGGACAGTGCTACGCCTTCGGCTTCCACGACTTCGTCACGTTCGTCGCGGAGACGATCGACGAGGCGGGTGGCGACTCCGACGAGGCGCTGATCGAGAACTTCGGGTAAGAGGTCGCTTTCGCGCTCGGGAGCGGCGGTTCGATCGATGACGGGCCGCTATGCCCGCACCGAGCGTCAGTGCTCGGAGTCTTCGATCTCCGCGTAGTACTCCTCCTCCGACCAGTCGCCGTCGAGGTACGCGTTGGCCCATTCGGGTTCGAGAAAGACCATGAAATCCACGTTTTCGTCGTCGAGAGCGGTCGGCATCGCGCGACGATCGAACCCCCGACCGACGATCTCGGCGTAGGCGGTCCCGAGGATCGGGACGTCGGCGTCTACTCCGCCGCTGTCGGTGTACTCCGGGACGAACATCCCGTTTAATTCCCAGTTCGCGACCGAGAGGTCGTCGTCGATAGCCTCGACCATCTCCGCGGCGAGCCCCCTCACCTCCTCGCTGTCGCCGCTCGGATCGTCCGCGTCGCCGGCTCCCCCGTCATCACCGTCCCCGTTCCCGGTCGTATCGTCCAGACAGCCCGCGATCGTTCCGCCGCCGACGGCAGTCGCGATACCCAGAAGGGTCCGCCTCGAGAGGGCGGCGGGTGTTCCGGAGATCCCTCGTTGTGCCATGAATAGGACCTCCGTTATCGAGTCACAAAATACGTTCCCGGGATCGGTAGTAGCGCGGATAGGTACGGACCGTTCCCTACTCGATCCACGAGTGTGAGTCTCGTTCACGCACGACTGAACGAAGAGTTATTCGGCCGGAGTCCCTGAAACAAACAATGAGCGCGCTCGAACCCACGCTCCTGCAACTCGAGGAGGTGCTCGCCGAGCCGACGCTGCTCGTCGGACTGCTCGTGCTCGCGGTCGCGGCCATCACCGTCTGGCAGATGGTCGAGATCGTCGACGCCTA
This DNA window, taken from Natronococcus sp. CG52, encodes the following:
- a CDS encoding FAD-dependent oxidoreductase; protein product: MEGTPVAVESVREVGPNTVALELETPDGFDALPGQFVLLRAVPGEDEAADEDDVVARHYTLSSSSVEETFEITVGIDPDGDLSPWLADLESGETVHVEGPFGEITYERDRDVVAVAGGPGIGPAVSIAEAAYEAGHDATVVYQADEPAHVNRLENLEDEGVTVVFVDEDDEDELGDAIGAHLEDGQCYAFGFHDFVTFVAETIDEAGGDSDEALIENFG